The DNA window CGGCCCCCTGGCGGCGGCGGCGGGAACGGCCGTCGGGGGCGGGCCCGGAGTCCGGATTCTGGCGGCGGCCGTGGCGGCCTTGCCCCTGGCGGGCTTTGCCGCCGCCGCCGGGATGGGCATGTCCGTGCTGCTGGTGGGCTTTTTCCCGTGGGCGGCGGGGGGGATACTCTATCTTGCCGGAGGATACCGGCGGAAACGGGCCTCCGGCGCAAGCGGGGCCACAGCCCCAAAGAGGAGACAGCCATGGGCGTAATGCGGAGCAGGGTCATGGTCGTCCCCCGAACCGCGCTCTTCCCGGAAGGATCCTTTCAGGGCTTCCTCCCCGCGGGCGGAATCGATTACGAACGACGGGTGCTGGGCGCCGCCGGATTCCGGGAACGGGCACGCGCCGAAATCTCCGAAGACTGCAAACAGCCGATCGGCTACGCCCTTCTCGTCCGCCCCCGGGTTAAAACGGTATTCGCCTATCGGCGTTCTTCCCGGGACCGCGATTACCCCGAACGGCGGCTCCAGGGCAAATGGTCGTGGGGCCTGGGGGGCCATATCGAGGAAAGCGATTCCCCGGAAGCGAACCCGATCCGGGCGAGCATGCTCAGGGAAATCTTCGAGGAAGTCGGCTTGAAAGCGGTCCGGGAACCGCTGATCCTCGGCTATATCAACGACGATTCCGACCCGGTGGGGAGAGTCCACTTCGGGCTCCTCTACCTGGCGGAAGCCGGGGAGACCGGGACCCTCTCTCTCTCTCCGGAACTGGCCGAGGGAGGATTTTATCCTCTGGAGGAGCTCGAACGGATCGCCGCCGACCCCGACGCGGAAGTCGAACCGTGGTCCCGGCTCTCCCTCCCCCTCCTCCACAAGTTCCGCGGCGGGTGAACTCCCGCCGAAAGCGGTTATTTCCCCGGGGCTTTCCGGGTCTGCTATACTTCTCTTCGGGCTCCGTACCGGGAACCGTTGCAGTATGAACTATTCGGGTCGAATAACCGCGGCCGCGGCGCTCCTGCTCGTTCCCGCCCGCTGGGCGGCGGCGGCGGTGCCGGGCGAAGAAGGCATCGTGGGCCGGATGGCGATCCTGGTTTTCCAGATCGCCCTGATCCTTTTCGCCGCCTGGCTGGGGGGGCAGCTCTTCAACCGCTTCAACCTCCCCTCGGTCATCGGGGAACTGGCGTCGGGAATGGTGATCGGGCCCTATCTGCTGGGAAGCATCGCGCTGCCCGGGTTCGCCCACGGACTCTTCCCCCTGCACGGCGGGTTCCCGGTCTCCCCCGAACTCTACGGCTTCGCCACCGTCGCTTCCATCGTCCTGCTCTTCCTGGTCGGGCTGGAAACCGATATCGATATCTTCCGGCGCTTCGCCGCCGCCGGCTCGGGGATCGGGATCGGCGGCGTGGCCGCCAGTTTCGTTCTCGGGGACCTCACCGCCGTTCTCTTCTCCCGGGACGTCTTCGGCGTGACCATGGGCTTCGCCGACCCGGTGCCGTTGTTTCTGGGCGTCATCTCCACCGCCACATCGGTCGGAATCAGCGCCCGGATCCTCACGGAAAA is part of the bacterium genome and encodes:
- a CDS encoding NUDIX domain-containing protein; protein product: MGVMRSRVMVVPRTALFPEGSFQGFLPAGGIDYERRVLGAAGFRERARAEISEDCKQPIGYALLVRPRVKTVFAYRRSSRDRDYPERRLQGKWSWGLGGHIEESDSPEANPIRASMLREIFEEVGLKAVREPLILGYINDDSDPVGRVHFGLLYLAEAGETGTLSLSPELAEGGFYPLEELERIAADPDAEVEPWSRLSLPLLHKFRGG